Below is a window of Danio rerio strain Tuebingen ecotype United States chromosome 11, GRCz12tu, whole genome shotgun sequence DNA.
TGCAAACACTGCAGTTCAATACAGAGCAGCACAGTGGggtgaattaatcatttgttcaataccttcaacagctgctccagtgagaggagtgaagaatCACCTGTTTGAGAAGATTTAGCTGatggtccagcttgatgtctgcaaaacaaaacaaaggagcttgtgtgactaaaacaccacagACAGACTCAAACTCTTGATATAACATCTATCAGAGGACGATTGCgcttatttcacatgacttacccaacaaatcttctgttggaGGACTTCAGCCCAGCCGCAGGgacccgtctgatgatgaccgatgTGTTTttggggatgagagcatcatcatctgtgtattctgacagcaaaataaagtttatatattaataatcatttaccatagtatactttgagtgccattagcattttaaaacactcaaaacatcACTATATGTCACCATCAGAGTCATGATAACACATGTCAGCTTCTACAAGTCTGTCTGATAACACATCTAATGTTAGTGTAGTATAGTTTAAGTGGCTTTTCCTCATCTCACCTTCATCAGTTTGGcctttgctgatcttcagctggcagaacttcagcctctcgcgcctcatgatctgccgcttcagctctccCACAGTGATGTTGAGGccctcaaactggagcgagtcgtaggtgagtcgactctgaaaCCTGtaatgaacacaagacatactgaataCAAACCACAGTGTGATAACAAGGGTCAAACCTGAATGATGGGAGAAGCAGACGATCAATCGATGTATCCAACAATCAATAATCTGGGAATCAGTAGCCACGAAGGACgccgagatcagatgccaatgagcgaagttcaaaacaacacaaaaagaacCGTTGCCATGGATGTTGACGATCACGTGACGAGGCGCTAAAAACTTCCGCGTTATTTTCTCATTAATAATAGTGAAATCAttactatgataataataaaataaacagcagaacagttggccatctctgaataatacacagtggCGTTTCCTTACACGAATGGTTCAGGACTCTGTATAGAGTCGGGCGAGTCACTGAATCAGTGATTCGTGGCTGAATGAATCACTTAAAGCTTCACTCGATTAAAGAggtctcttgctgccacctattggcgaTTTGTTTTTccgttttaaagtaatttaacactttttaaaaacacctttaaatgtattttctacaAATGTTCATCTCTGtatgttaaaatgatttaaaactctCTAAGctcatcatttatttgtttgccctTGATCTTCATTATGTgttacagtttttttccaattgttttgccacaaatttcagaaccctgatgtcaattaaaaaaactctagacacaaaatCCTAAACAGTCACTACTTTTAACACTCTCCAGTGTTCTGCATACAGCATTCATTCCCTTAAAGAAGTCTTGCATTTGCAGGATCATTGATTCACATAAtccttttataatacaaatactaCAGGAACACTACTTTAGATCACCAGCAGCACACAAGATGTACATCGCttcaataaacaatcattaacaatcattaaatattgttgtttaaaatatatgatacagGTTTCATTATGGTCTATAAGTGTAAAGGGAAACAGTGCAGACAGTGGATATACCGAACTAGTTTTATAAATTCCATCATAATGtaggtttactgtattttttttctcacttCACGTCCCCATATAGAAAGCTGATAAATGGCATGATATATGG
It encodes the following:
- the zgc:174354 gene encoding uncharacterized protein LOC555814 encodes the protein MSCVHYRFQSRLTYDSLQFEGLNITVGELKRQIMRRERLKFCQLKISKGQTDEEYTDDDALIPKNTSVIIRRVPAAGLKSSNRRFVGHQAGPSAKSSQTGDSSLLSLEQLLKTENLAEAKASEEDKLKAVMYQSSLCYYSSRAAALLRISASGGAQGFPAASCWRWTTQTERES